Part of the Kitasatospora sp. NBC_00374 genome is shown below.
CCTCGACCGGGCCAAGGACGTCAACGACGTGGTGAACGCCCTGGAGACCACCCAGGGCGTGCCCTTCTTCAACACCGTCGCCTCCGACCGCAAGGGCAACGCGCTGTACGCGGACATCCAGGCCACCCCGAACATCACCGACGCGCACGCGCAGTCGTGCCTCACCCTGACCGGCCAGCTGCTGTTCAACCAGGGGCTGCGGCTGTCCAACGTGCCGCCGATCTCCGTCTTCGACGGCAAACGCAGCGAGTGCGACTGGCCCGACGACCCGAACGCGGTCGCGCCGGGACTGCTGGACCCGCACAAGCAGCCACGCCTGATCCGGTCCGACTTCGTCGGCAACGCCAACGACAGCGCCTGGCTGGCCAACCCCGAGCAGCCGCTGTCCTACCCCAGGGTGATGGGCGACACGGCGGCGCCCCGGTCGCTGCGCACCCAGGAGTTGATCCTGACCGCGCAGAACCGGATCAACGGCACCGATGGCCTGCCGGGCAGGGGTTTCACACCGGAGACCATGCAGAAGTTGCTGTTCGCCGACAACAGCAGGGCGGCCGACCTGGCCCTCAACGCCACGGTGAGCATGTGCCAGAGCCTCCCCTTCGGGCTGATTCTGGTGGACGGCAACCTGGTCAACGTGAGCGAGGCCTGCCCGATCCTGGCCGCCTGGAAGGACCACAAGTACACCGCGGACAGCCGGGGGTCATGGCTGTTCGAGAACTACTGGGCCTTCCTGACCAATGGACAGCCGATCGAGAAGCTGCCGTGGCGGGTGCCCTTCGACCCCAAGGACCCGGTGCACACGCCCAACTCGCTGGACTCCGGAAGCTCCGCCGTCCGCGACGCGTTCGGCCGGGCGGTCCTCGCGCTGCGCAACGCGGGCATCGCGTTGAACGCGCCGCTGTCGGACATCCAGAAGATCACCCGCAACGGTGAGCAGATGCCGATCCACGGGTCGATCCACGAACTGGGCGTGCTGAACGTGGTCACTCCCGGCATGGTCGACGGCAGGCTGGACATCGTCTTCGGGTCCAGTTTCATCCAGCAGGTGCGGTTCACCGCCGACGGCCCGCCACAGGCCTCCTCGGTGCTGGCCTACTCCCAGTCGGCCAACCCGAACTCGCCGCACTACGCCGACCAGACCAAGCTGTTCTCGGCGGGCCGGTGGGTGACCGAACGCTTCACCGAGGACCAGATCGCGGCCTCACCGGCCTTGGAGGTCAAGGTCCTGGACTGAGGCCGACGTACGGGCACGCCGGAACTCCGACAACGGGTCTCCGGCGTGCCCCTCCACCGGGATCCCGCGGCCTCCCGACAGGTTCCGCGCCGCGCAACGACAGGACTCACGAGGGGGAACACCGTGACGAGGACATCGAGTCGGTGGCGAGTGGTGGTGGCCCTGGTGGCCGCCATCGTGGGACTGGCCACGACAACGGGTACGGCACAGGCTGCCGGCGGCACCGGGTCGCCGCCGCGGATGGCGGACGGGTTCGGCCTGACCCAGGTCGACACGGCCGTGGGCGGTCCCACCAACTTCTCCATCACCGTGACCACACCCGAGGTCACGGGCAAGCACCACATCAAGATCATCCTGCCGAGCGGCTACGACGACGACCCGGCCAGGCGCTACCCGGTGCTGTACTTCCTGCACGGTTCACCCGACGACCCCGTCCAGCAGACCTATCCGGCGCTGACCACCTCGAACTCGATGATCACCGTCATCCCGGACGGCGGCGTTCGGGGCTGGTATGCCAACTGGCTCAACCAGAAAACCCAGCTCGGAGCCCAGAACTGGGAGAACTTCCACCTCAAGCAGGTGATCCCGTTCATCGACGCGAACCTGCGGACCATCGCCACCAAGAAGGCCAGGGCCATCGCCGGTGTCTCCATGGGCGGGTTCGGGGCCTTCCACTACGCCCAGGACCATCCCGAACTGTTCAGCCAGACCGCGTCCCTGTCGGGAGACATCGATCTGTCGGCCGACTCCATGGACCTGCGGCTGGCCGTCGTCGCCTCCCTCATCGACGCACAGGGCGTGATCTGCGGCTCGTCATCCGGTGCCTGCGACCCCACGAACGACCCCTACAAGCCCGGCGTGGACAGTGACGCCCTGTTCGGTACGCCCTACCCGGTGTTCGACTTGGACTGGCGGTGGAACGCGGCCGACCCGTCACAGCACATGGACAGGCTCGCCGGAGTCGGGGTCTCCATCTACGTGGGCAACGGACGCGGCTCCGCCACCGACGCCGAGTTCTGGCTCGAAGGCGCGTCCAAACACGTCAAGGACCGCATGGACGCCCTGGGCATGTCCTACTACTACGTCGACTACGGCGATGGTTCCGCCTGGGGCACCCAGTGCAACGGCGGCCACAACGGCGGCTGCTGGGAACAGGATCTCCGGGACCTGATCCCCCGGCTGGAGAGGGCCTTCGCCTCCTGATCAGGGTCGCGGATCCGGCCCGGTCGAAGGCCCGGGCGACGACGCCGGCCAGGGCACCGAGCCCTGGCCGGTCAGCCGTTGACCGGGCGGTTCACCTTCGAGCAGCTCGCGGCCGCGCCGCGCCTACCCGGTGTCGGGCCGGTCACCGCGTGGCTCCGGTGAGGCCGAGGCCGGCCTCGTCCCCGCGCAGAATCATCTGGCACGTCCGCCGCAGCATCCGGCTCGGAGGAACCCCCAGGTCGTCGGCCAGGCGGCGACGGGTGCGGTCGAACACGGCCAACGCGTCGGCCTGTCGGCCGCTGCGGTACAGCGCACGCATCAGCATCGCGGCCACCCACTCGTTCAGGGGGTGCTCCGCGGACAAGGCGAACAGCTCGGCGATCGCCTCGGAGTACTGGCCCAGCCGCAGCTGCCACTCCAGCTTCCGCTGTGCGACGGCGATCCTGCGCTCGGCGAGCCGCAGCCGCTCCAGCTCGGCGAGCGGGCCGGGCAGACCGGCCAGCAGCTCCCCGCGAAACAGGTCCAGCGCCCGGGAACAGAGGCGGACCGCCTCGGTCGGGTCGCCCGCCCGGTGGGCCGTCCCGGCGTCGGTGACCAGGTTCTCCATGCGTGCCAGGTCCACTTCGACCGCGCCGGAGACCAGACGGTAGCCACACCGGTCGTGCTCGATCACCGAGTCCGGGCTGTCCCCGATGCGCAGGGTCTTGCGGAGCCGGTAGATGTGGACCGGCACCACGTTCGTGACCGGCGGCTCCGACCCCCATACCCCGTCGAGCAGTTCCTGCTGACTGACCGTCCGCCCCCCGTGCAGCGCCAGCGCCGCCAGTACGGCTTGCTGGCGCAGATGCCCCAGATCCAGGGACCGCCCGTCCTGCCAGGCCCGCAGCGGTCCGAGCACGGAGATCTGCACCTTCCGTCCGGCCGCCCGGCCGGCGGCGCTCCGCGGCACCGGGCTGGCCACCTGCGTGCGGGGGCCGCGGCCAGGGGCGACCAGTCCGCAGTCGAAGGCGTGGACGATGGCGGCGGCCCGGTCGCGCAGCCCGAGTTTCACGAGGATCCGCGCGAGGTGTCCGGTCACGGCGTCCTCGGAGACGGCAAGGGCGGCGGCGATCTCGTCGTCCCTCAGGCCGCAGCCGACCGCGTGGAGCACCTTGCGCTCCTGATGCCCGAGCACGGCGGCGATCGGCCGGCTGGTGGTGGCGGTCGTCGGCATCGCTGCTCCCTGGACTCTGGCCGGCCGGTCTGGCGGACGCCGTCGCCAAGCTAGTGGGGCGAGTGCCGGGCAGAGAATCCGGAACGATCCGGAGTAACACGCGTGACGGTCCCCGGTGGTGGTCAGGGGCAGTCGAGGAGGGTGGGGCGGTCCCTGGTGCGGACGGCGGGGAGCCAGGCGGTGGTGGGGCCGGGGAGGCGGATGCGGTACCAGAGCGTGGAGGTGAGGTCTTCCTCGTCGATGACGGGGAGGCCGGTGGGGAGTTGGCAGTCGGCGTCGAGGGTGTCGTTGTGCCAGACGCGCGTGGGGATGACGTTCTCGGCGGTGTAGGGGCGCAGGGGGTTGACGGCGAGACCGAGGCTGCACTGGGGGTCGCGGTCGGTGCGGTCCTGGCAGCCGCGTTCGGCGTTGAAGACCCGGACGCGGGCGGGGTGTGCGGCCGGGCCGGGGTGCGGCCAGAGAGCGGTGGCGGCGACGGCTGCCGTGGCGCAGGTGGCTAGGGCGAGCAGGGCGGTGCGCGGCCGTGGGCGGCGAGGGCGGCGGCCGGACCGGTGGGCGCGGATGCGGGTGAGCAGGCTTTCGGCGGTGTGCGGGGCGCGGGCGGCGTGGGTGGGGGCGAGGCAGTCGGCGACGAGGGCGCGCCAGAACGGGGGGACCGCGGGGGCCAGACGCAGGGCGGCGCGGCCTTCGGCGTACTGCTGGGCGGCGGCGCTGCGGGCGGTGGGGGTGGCGCCGGGGAAGGGCGGGAGGCCGGCGGCGAACACCTCGTGGATCACGATGCCGAGCGCCCAGATGTCGGCGGTGGTACGGGTTTTGACGCCGTGTTCGCCGAGTGGTTCCTTCCAGCGTTCCGGCGGCAGGTAGTCGGGGGTGCCCATGGGGGCGGAGTGGCCGTGGGTGCCGGTGAGTTCGATGGCGAGGCCGAAGTCGGAGAGGCGGACCTCGCCGTCCCGGCCGATGAGGACGTTCTCGGGTTTGAGGTCGGTGTGGACCCAGCCGGAGCGGTGCAGGTGGGCCAGGCCCTCGCAGATGCCAGCGACGATCCGGCCGGCCCGGGCCTCGTCGACGCCGGTGGCGATCAGGTCGCGCAGGGTGCCCTGGGCGCGTTCCATGACCAGGACGATCGCGCCGTCGAGCGCGGGGTGGTCGGGGGCGGCCAGGGCGAGGGTGTCGAGCAGGCGGACCAGCCGCGGGTGCGGCGCGGTGCGGGCCAACTCCGCTTCGCGGCGGGCGGATTCGGCGAGGTGGCGGGCCTGGCGGGGGGCGAGTCCGGCGGTCGGCAGCACCTTGAGGGCGACCGTGGCGTCCACCCCGCCCGCGCTGTCCGAGCCGTCCGGACCAGCAGGGTCCTCGGCCCGGCGGGCGGCATAGACGGTCGCCCAGCCGCCTTCGCCGATGGGCCCGGTGACGGTCCACTCGCCCACCCGGTGGCCGGGTGGCAGCAGCTCCTCGCGGTCCCCGCAGAAGGCCACGTCGCGCGCCATCGGCGCCCCTCCCTACCGTCCGGGCTCGGCGGCTTCGGGGCGCGGCAGGAGCGCGAGGTGCTCCTCGCGAACGATGCCGAACTTCAGGGCGAGTCCCACGACGGCCTCGCGTTTGCCGTTGCGGCGGTCCGCGCGGCCCGCGCCGTCGGGCATGTCGATGCGGAGTTTCTCGTCGGCGAGGTAGTCGAGGTGCGAGCTGACCGCCCGGGCGGTGAGCCGGGCGCAGGCGGGGTGGCCGCGCAGCCGCGCGACCACCTGGGGGGTGGTGGGCACGGCGGCGGGGGAGCGGTCGCGCAGCCACGGTTCGCAGAGCGCGACCAGGACCAGGAAGTAGGTGGCGGTCTCGTCCAGCGAGTACGCCGTCATGGTGCGGCTCTCCCAGGAGCCGCCGTGGGCGTGCGAGTCCAGGTAGACGTGGTCGGGCGCGAACACCTGGAAGGACAGCGGGGTTTCACGCCGCGAGGGCAGCACCACCCGGGCGAACTCGAACGGGATCGGCGCGCCGATCCGCCGCGGCGGCACCCGCAGGTACTCGCCGGCGCCCTCCGGGTTCTCCACCAGGTAGGCGTGGGTGTTACTGAGGTTGCTCAACTGCCAGTGGTCGTCGGTCGCGTGGATCTCGCCGGCGAGCCGGGAGACCGTCTCGTCGCCGAGTCGGAGCTCCACCGGCGTGCCGGCGGAGCCGCGGCCGAAGCGCGCCCGCTCTCCCGGACCGAGCCGCAAGGTCACCGCGTCGTCGCCGTTCCCCTCCGGCAGGTGGACGAGAATCCCGCTCACCGTTCCTCCGTCCCGCGCACCGCTCCCCCGTCCGGCGTACCGACCGTTGCCAGACGAACGTTACCTCTTTGCGCATGACGATAAACCGTATGGTGGCGCAGGCCACTTGACGGGGAGATCGGGAAGCGGGCAGGACCGGGGGGTCAGAGCATCGGCGCCCCCGAGCGCAGCGGCGCCACCGGGCGGTCGCCGAAGGCGGCCCACGGCCGCCAGCCGCCGCCGGGTCGGTCCTGGACACGGGTGCGCAGCCGGCCGTCCTCGGCCACCGCGAAGACGTGCAGCCGTCCGGTGGGGTCGGCCGCGGCCGAGGGCGGCGCGGCGAGTACCAGGCCCGGTTCGCCGAAGTCCTCGCCGAGCACGCCGTCCGGTGCCCAGGCTCCGGCGGGCGCCGACTGCCAGCGGTGGGCGAGCCGGTCGCCGCCGGGGGCGAGGGTGAGCGCCTCCAGCCGGCCGTCCGCGCCGGGGATCGGCAGCGGCGAGGCGGTGGACCAGCCCAGCAGCGGGTGCCAGTCGTCCCAGCCCCCGCTGGGCACCGACTGGCGGCGCTGGAAGGCCGCCGTGCCGGACGGGGCGATCGCGGTGACGTTCAGCCGCCCGGTGCCGTCGCGGGCGACCCGCGGCGCGGCGCCGGCAGGCGTGCCGAAGCGCTCCCAGGCGGACCAGCCGCCGCCGGGCGAGGTCTGCCAGCGGTGCAGCAGCGCCGTGCCGCCGGGCGCGAGCACGAACACCTCCAGCCGGCCGTCGGCGTTGGCGGCGACGCCCGGCGGTGCGCCCACCGGGCCGCCGAAGCCCGCGTCCCAGGCGTCCCAGGTGAGCGAGCCGGGCGACCACTGGCGGCGGCGGGCGATCAGGGCGCCGCCCGGGCCGAGCGCGAAGACCTCCAGGCGGCCGTCGGCGTCGCGGGCGACGGCGGGGGCGGCGCCGGCCGGGCCGCCGAACACCTCCCAGTCCGACCAGGTGCCGTCCGTCCGCTGGACCCGGTGGTGCAGGTAGGCGCCGCCGGGGGCGAGCGAGAACACCTCCAGCCGGCCGTCGGTGTTGCGGCCCAGCGCGGGCACCGCGCCGGCCGGGCCGCCGAACGCCTCCCAGTCCGACCAGCTGTCGGCGTCCGGGTCGAGCTGGACCCGGCGCAGCATCGACCGGTCGGCCGCGTCGAGGGCGAACACGTTCAGCCGGCCCTGTACGTCCAGGGAGGCGACCGGGTTGTCCGGGCTCTGCCAGGGCGGCGGGGCGGACTGCCAGCTCAGCGGGGCCAGGTACAGGCCGTGCCGGAACCAGCCGGCGGCGCTCGCCCACCACTGCTGCCCGTCGGTGACCACCTCCACCGCGTGGCCCGGCACATGGCCGGCGTAGCCGTCGAGGGTGAAGTGGAACGGGTCCTGGGAGGCGAGGACGTCGGTGCCCTCGTAACCGTTCCGCGGCCCGATGAACAGGTAGTACCAGCCGTCCCGGGCCACCACGAAGGGCGACTCGGTGACCGAGACGCCGTCCGCGGAAGTGGCCGAGTCGGTGAAGGCGGCGCCGGGAGCGCCCCAGGTCAGCAGGTCGGTGGAGCGCCGGTAGCAGACCTGGTGCCGGCCGTCGACGGCGGACAGCTCGGTGTAGTACATCACCCACTCGACGCCGATCCGCAGCACCATCGGGTCGCGGGCGGCGTTCCCGCGGAACAGCGGCCCGGACGGCAGCCTGGTCCAGGTGGACAGGTCGGTGGAGGTGGCGGCGTTGATCGCCGCCCCGGCGCGCCCGCCCGCCGCGTAGAACATCCAGTGGACGCCGCCCGACTCGATGACGTGCGGGGCCCACAGGTGCTCCTCCCCGAAGTAGGAGGTGTCGACGGTCAGCGCGTCCGGGTGGCCGGTCCACGGCCCGGACGGGTCCGGCGCCGAGGCGTGCGCGAGCGAGACCTCCGCCGAACTGTCGGGGGCCTGCCCGGGCGGCGCACTGTTGCCGACGATGCTGAACAGGTGCCAGCGCCCGCCGGCCTGGATCAGCGTGTGGTCGTTGAGGTAGCGGCGGCGTGTGGTCGACGGGTCGTGGACCTGGCCGAACGGGCCGGCGCCGACCCACAGGTGGGGCGTGGCTGCGCCGGCCGTGGTGGCGGGCGACGCGGTGGCGGTACGGCCCGCGAGCGGGAGCACGAGTGCTCCCGCTCCGGCCGCCCGTAGCAGGCCGCGCCTGCTGACAGGGGACATGGCTGTGCTCCAGGAGGGCTACCGGTGTGGTCAGGGGAGGGCGGGTCCGGCGGTGGTGTTGAGCCAGGCCCAGTCGGACCAGGTGGAGAATCCGGTCTGCCACCTGTGGTAGACGCCGGCGCTGCTGGTGCCGAACACCTCGATCCGGCCGTCGGCGTTGGCCGTCGCGACGATCTCGGTACCGGCGCCGCCGAAGGTGTCCCACTGGTTGTAGGGCGCGTTGACGCCGGTCTGCCAGGTGTGCTGTGCGGTACCGCCGTTGATGGCGAACACCTCGACGCGGCCGTCCGGCGAACGCTCACTGGTCAGCCGGGAGTCGGCGGGGCCGCCGGCGGCTTCCCAGTCGGACCAGGTGGTGGGGTTGGTCTGGTACTTGTGGAAGACGCCGGCCGGGCCGGAGGCGAAGACTTCGAGGCGGCCGTCCTGGTTGTGGTCGACGGTGAGGTCGTGGCCGCCGCCGCCGAAGTTCTCCCATGGCGACCAGCCGCCGTTGACGGCGGTCTGCCACTGGTGCTGGAAGGTGCTGCCGTTGAGGGCGAAGACTTCGAGTCGGCCGTCGGGGGCCTTGCCGAGTCCGATCTCGCTGTTGGCGGGGCCGCCGCCGGTCGGCTCCCAGTCGGACCAACTGGCTGGTCTGGTCTGGTACTTGTGGAAGACGCCGGCCGGACCGGAGGCGAGGACTTCGAGGCGGCCGTCCTGGTTGGAGCCGACGGCGATGTCGTGGCCGCCGCCGCCGAAGTTCTCCCAGTTCGACCAGCCGCCGGAGGGCTGGAGTTGGTAACGGTGCTGGAAGGTGCTGCCGTTGATGGCGAACATCTCCAGGCGGCCGTCCGCGTTGGGGCCGATCGCCAGCTCCGCGCCGCCCGGGCCACCCAGGGACTCCCAGTCCGACCAGGCGCCGCTCACGGCCGTCTGCCAGGCGTGCGAGACGCCGTTCGCACCGGCCGCGAACACCTCCAGTCGGCCGTCCGCCGAACGCGCGGACACCACCCGGCCGGACTGCGCCGGATACACCAGCGGGGCCGGTCCGGGGTCGTGGTGGCCGAGCCGGTCCGCGGCGGCCCGCGCCTCGCCCAGGTACCGCAGGTGCGCGCCCTGGTTGTAGGTCGACCAGGGCTGCCAGTCGGTGCCTTCGTTGGAGATGCGGTAGGCCGCGTTGGCGTTGCACTGGGCGTCGTAGGCGCAGGCGTCGTCGACCTCGGGGTGCCAGTAGTTGTTGATCTCCCACAGGCCGCGGTCGGTGGACGGCGGCGTGTTGTTCTGGACGTTGGACGCCAGCGGGTTGCAGCTGGACTCGGCGAGGCCGACGGCGATCGCGGTCACCAGGGCGTCGCCCCGGAAACCGGCGTTGTAGCCGACCTCGGCGCACAGATCGCTGCCGGTGGCGGCCGGCGCGGGCGTGGCGCCGACCGTCAGGCCTGCCGCCACGCCCAGCGAGACGAGTGCGGACAGCAGGACGCGGTACGGCGCCCGGC
Proteins encoded:
- a CDS encoding alpha/beta hydrolase, which encodes MTRTSSRWRVVVALVAAIVGLATTTGTAQAAGGTGSPPRMADGFGLTQVDTAVGGPTNFSITVTTPEVTGKHHIKIILPSGYDDDPARRYPVLYFLHGSPDDPVQQTYPALTTSNSMITVIPDGGVRGWYANWLNQKTQLGAQNWENFHLKQVIPFIDANLRTIATKKARAIAGVSMGGFGAFHYAQDHPELFSQTASLSGDIDLSADSMDLRLAVVASLIDAQGVICGSSSGACDPTNDPYKPGVDSDALFGTPYPVFDLDWRWNAADPSQHMDRLAGVGVSIYVGNGRGSATDAEFWLEGASKHVKDRMDALGMSYYYVDYGDGSAWGTQCNGGHNGGCWEQDLRDLIPRLERAFAS
- a CDS encoding glycosyl hydrolase family 32 → MSPVSRRGLLRAAGAGALVLPLAGRTATASPATTAGAATPHLWVGAGPFGQVHDPSTTRRRYLNDHTLIQAGGRWHLFSIVGNSAPPGQAPDSSAEVSLAHASAPDPSGPWTGHPDALTVDTSYFGEEHLWAPHVIESGGVHWMFYAAGGRAGAAINAATSTDLSTWTRLPSGPLFRGNAARDPMVLRIGVEWVMYYTELSAVDGRHQVCYRRSTDLLTWGAPGAAFTDSATSADGVSVTESPFVVARDGWYYLFIGPRNGYEGTDVLASQDPFHFTLDGYAGHVPGHAVEVVTDGQQWWASAAGWFRHGLYLAPLSWQSAPPPWQSPDNPVASLDVQGRLNVFALDAADRSMLRRVQLDPDADSWSDWEAFGGPAGAVPALGRNTDGRLEVFSLAPGGAYLHHRVQRTDGTWSDWEVFGGPAGAAPAVARDADGRLEVFALGPGGALIARRRQWSPGSLTWDAWDAGFGGPVGAPPGVAANADGRLEVFVLAPGGTALLHRWQTSPGGGWSAWERFGTPAGAAPRVARDGTGRLNVTAIAPSGTAAFQRRQSVPSGGWDDWHPLLGWSTASPLPIPGADGRLEALTLAPGGDRLAHRWQSAPAGAWAPDGVLGEDFGEPGLVLAAPPSAAADPTGRLHVFAVAEDGRLRTRVQDRPGGGWRPWAAFGDRPVAPLRSGAPML
- a CDS encoding serine/threonine-protein kinase translates to MARDVAFCGDREELLPPGHRVGEWTVTGPIGEGGWATVYAARRAEDPAGPDGSDSAGGVDATVALKVLPTAGLAPRQARHLAESARREAELARTAPHPRLVRLLDTLALAAPDHPALDGAIVLVMERAQGTLRDLIATGVDEARAGRIVAGICEGLAHLHRSGWVHTDLKPENVLIGRDGEVRLSDFGLAIELTGTHGHSAPMGTPDYLPPERWKEPLGEHGVKTRTTADIWALGIVIHEVFAAGLPPFPGATPTARSAAAQQYAEGRAALRLAPAVPPFWRALVADCLAPTHAARAPHTAESLLTRIRAHRSGRRPRRPRPRTALLALATCATAAVAATALWPHPGPAAHPARVRVFNAERGCQDRTDRDPQCSLGLAVNPLRPYTAENVIPTRVWHNDTLDADCQLPTGLPVIDEEDLTSTLWYRIRLPGPTTAWLPAVRTRDRPTLLDCP
- a CDS encoding BTAD domain-containing putative transcriptional regulator — translated: MPTTATTSRPIAAVLGHQERKVLHAVGCGLRDDEIAAALAVSEDAVTGHLARILVKLGLRDRAAAIVHAFDCGLVAPGRGPRTQVASPVPRSAAGRAAGRKVQISVLGPLRAWQDGRSLDLGHLRQQAVLAALALHGGRTVSQQELLDGVWGSEPPVTNVVPVHIYRLRKTLRIGDSPDSVIEHDRCGYRLVSGAVEVDLARMENLVTDAGTAHRAGDPTEAVRLCSRALDLFRGELLAGLPGPLAELERLRLAERRIAVAQRKLEWQLRLGQYSEAIAELFALSAEHPLNEWVAAMLMRALYRSGRQADALAVFDRTRRRLADDLGVPPSRMLRRTCQMILRGDEAGLGLTGATR
- a CDS encoding penicillin acylase family protein — encoded protein: MARRRLKARLPMAVMAAVALMSTVAATGSPAAGQGPDRPTIRYTEYGIPHIIASNWEGLGAGYGYAAAKDNICTLADTYLMVNARRSRYLGADGKASPGEHQNTTTNLNSDLYFQRINDNRVVERLIDQPVPNGPEPEVKEAIRGYVQGYNRYLAETGVNNISDPSCRGAAWVRPITELDVYRHAHAEIIMGSADPLLDGEVNAAPPGASVAAPSAAPPPALSAEETATKIRDAMAVTRQLGGMGSNALAVGSQGVSGGTGMLLANPHFPWQGKNRMWQSQLTIPGKIDVSGASLLGLPAVNIGHTNDVAWSHTVATVSPFGLFDVQVDPLHPTNYLVDGAWQQMTSQQVGVDVLNQDGSTGRVTRTLWSTRYGPITTSMQGVPLPWVVSAHAVRDVNMDNLRALNTWFHLDRAKDVNDVVNALETTQGVPFFNTVASDRKGNALYADIQATPNITDAHAQSCLTLTGQLLFNQGLRLSNVPPISVFDGKRSECDWPDDPNAVAPGLLDPHKQPRLIRSDFVGNANDSAWLANPEQPLSYPRVMGDTAAPRSLRTQELILTAQNRINGTDGLPGRGFTPETMQKLLFADNSRAADLALNATVSMCQSLPFGLILVDGNLVNVSEACPILAAWKDHKYTADSRGSWLFENYWAFLTNGQPIEKLPWRVPFDPKDPVHTPNSLDSGSSAVRDAFGRAVLALRNAGIALNAPLSDIQKITRNGEQMPIHGSIHELGVLNVVTPGMVDGRLDIVFGSSFIQQVRFTADGPPQASSVLAYSQSANPNSPHYADQTKLFSAGRWVTERFTEDQIAASPALEVKVLD
- a CDS encoding serine/threonine protein kinase; this encodes MSGILVHLPEGNGDDAVTLRLGPGERARFGRGSAGTPVELRLGDETVSRLAGEIHATDDHWQLSNLSNTHAYLVENPEGAGEYLRVPPRRIGAPIPFEFARVVLPSRRETPLSFQVFAPDHVYLDSHAHGGSWESRTMTAYSLDETATYFLVLVALCEPWLRDRSPAAVPTTPQVVARLRGHPACARLTARAVSSHLDYLADEKLRIDMPDGAGRADRRNGKREAVVGLALKFGIVREEHLALLPRPEAAEPGR